Part of the Streptomyces europaeiscabiei genome is shown below.
GTCTCGAACGGCGCACCGTCCGAGTCGGGGGTGCCGCATCCCCAGTTGCCGTGCTTGACGATCAAGCTGAGGAATCCCCCTTCCGGGGTGTAGCGGTAGACCGCGATCTCGTCGGGGGAGATGGGCATCTTGTGGTCGCAGTCGTCGGCTGCTTCGCCGCCGGTGCCCGCTGAGGGCGTGGCCGTGGGGGTCGGTGACGTGGAGGCAGTCGTTACGCCCCCGGGGGTCTTGGCCCCGCTGCTCGGGTCCGTGGAAGCCTTCGCGTCGGGCTTCTCGCCCGTCGTGCCCGCCGGTGCCCCGGTCTTGTCGGTGCTGTCGCTGGTCGACGACGCGGTCGATGTCGCGTCACCGTCGGCGCCCCCCGTACCGCCGTCACCGGAGCATCCTGTGAGGCCCAGCGCCCCAGCGGCGCACACGCCCAGCACAGCTGCCTTGACGGCGCCCGGTCTGCGGCGGCTCTTCCTCGGCGTCAGGTTCATCGTTCGTCCCCCGTCTTGGGTGTTAGAGGTCTCCGTGGGCCTCGTCGGCTCGGGAGCAAGGGACGAGTTTCAGCCGTCGGCAGTTGCACGTCCTGGCTAGATTGTGCACGTTGACGTCGCCGGTGCGGATCGGCGGGTTCCGACCTGTGCGCCGAGCGACAACCAGGAGAGCGGACCAAGCGAACAGGGGCAGGCCGTGGCCGCCGCGGTGGGAGCCGGACGACCGGTCGAAGCTGCGGGCGCCGGGGCCGGTGTTCGCCCCGGCGCTTCCCGGTGACTGCCGGGAGGTGTTGTCGGGTCAGCGGTGCGGGGCCGGTCCGCGGATGCGCGGTCCCGGCCCCGCCGCGGGGCGTCACGCCTCGCAGGCGCTCTTCGTGTCGCTCGTGTCGGCGGTGCAGGTGTCGGTGTTGGCGCCCCCGTTGAGGGAGTCGTTTCCGAACACGCCGTCCACGGCGTCGAGGGTGTCGTTGCCGGCCCCGCCGCTGTGGGTGTCGCTGCCGGCGCCGCCGACGAGGATGTCGTTCCCCGTCCCGCCCACCAGCAGGTCGTTGCCCCCGAAGCCGGACAGGATGTCGTTCGTGCTGCCGCCGGTGAGCGTGTCGCCGAACTGGCTGCCGTAGACGTTCTCCACGTCCGAGAGGACGTTGTCGCCCTCGCCGCCGATGCCGTCGTCGGCGGCGTTGTCGATGTCGACGACCACGCCCGAGCCGCTCTCCAGATAGCTGACGAGGTCTGTGGTGCCACCCCCGCCGCTGAGCCGGTCGGCACCGGTGCCGCCGATGAGGAGGTCGAAGGTGACGCCGCCGTTCAGGGTGTCGTTGCCCGCGCCGCCGTTGAGGATGTTGCTGCCGGGGCTGGGACCGCCGTTGATGACGTCGTTGCCCGACTCCCCCCTCATGTCCCCTCGGATGTTGCCGGTCTTGGTGATGATGTCGTTGCCGTCCCCGGCGTTGACCACGACCGTGTCGTTGTTGAGGTTGACCGGGCAGGCCACAGTGCCGTTGCCCTGAAGTGTGCAGCCGACGCCCGCGGTCAAGGTGTCGGCAGTGTCCTGGATGACGACGCTGCTCCCCGACAGACTGACCCGTATGTTGTTCGCGCGGCCGGCCGCCGCGTTCACGACCACGTTGGTCCCGCTCTTGAACACACCGGTGGCCGCGCTCGCGGGTCCTCCGGTCAAGGTCACCGCGGAACCCGCCATCGCCGTGACCACCATGACCCGGAGTAACGCTTTTCTGCCCATGGGCTTCCTCTCGCTCGCGTGAATCGACCTGGCCGCGCACCGCCGGTGCGTCGAACCGGTTCTACGGTTCCAGGGGAACTCCGGCGGTACATGGGGGAACGGCCCCCATGTACCGCCCGCGCGGCCGGGCCGCCCGTAGAGCGGAGGGCATGCACGGGGAACCAGTGGGCTCAGACGTAGACACCTGATTCGAAGCCGAGCTCCTCCCACCTCTCCTCGGTGAAGGGAACGCCTCCGTCCACGGACACCATGCAGGTCACGTCGATGTCCCAACGGCCGTCGTCACCGACGAGAACGCTGTCGACGTTGACCACGTCGTAGGTGTCCAGGCGGATACCCAACCCGGGGAAGGGCGGCACCGGCAGCCTCAGTTCGCGCAGCCATGTGCCGTCGGGCGTGTACGCCACGAGCAGTGCCCGTATGGGGCCGTCGACCAGCCTCTTGCTCACGGTACTTTCCTCTTCACCGGTGGGTCGGCCCGGACCGGCGTGGGGCGGGCCCGCTGCCACGACGCTATCAGCCTGTTCGCCCGCTCAACGCCGGTCTGTCCGCTCGGAGTTGGCGGCAGGGCCACGGTCCCGGTCCAGCCCTGCCTCACGCGTCGTAGAGGTGGAAGCCGCGGCCGCTCTTGCGGCCGAGGTGGCCTGCGGCGACCATGCGTCGCAGCAGGGCGGGCGGCGCGTACAGCGGCTCCTTGAACTCTTCGTACATCGACTCGGCCACCGCCTGCGCGGTGTCGAGGCCGATGAGGTCGAGCAGGCGCAGGGGGCCCATGGGGTGGGCGCAGCCCAGCTCCATGCCCTGGTCGATGTCGTCCGGGCGGGCGCCGCCGGACTCCACCATCCGTACCGCGCTGAGCAGATAGGGCACGAGGAGCGCGTTGACGACGAATCCGGAGCGGTCGGGTGCCTGGATGACCTCCTTGCCCAGCTGTGCGGCGAAGTCCCGGGTGCGCCGCACGGTCTCCTCGCTGGTGGTGAGGGCAGGAATGAGCTCGATCAGCCGCTGGACGGGCACGGGATTGAAGAAGTGCATGCCGATGAGCTGTGCGGGCCGGTCGGTGGAGACCGCGAGGTCGACGATGGGGATGGAGGAGGTGTTGGTGGCGAGGATCGCCGTGGGGTCCTCGACCGCCTTGTCCAGGGCGCGCAGGACGTCGGTCTTGATGTCCCGGTTCTCGGCGACGGCCTCGACGACGAACTGTCGGTCGGCCATGTCGCTGAGGTCGTGGGTGAAGGACAGCCCGGCCAGGGCCTGGTCCCGCTGCTGTTCGCTGAGCTTGCCACGCCGTACGCCCCGGTCGAGGGAGGCGGTGATGCGGCGGCGGCCGGCTTCGACGGCGTCGTGGGTGGCTTCGGCGACACGGACGTCGAGGCCGCTCTGGGCGGCGACTTCGGCGATGCCGGAGCCCATGAGGCCGCAGCCGACGACGCCGAGGCGGGTGACGGGATCCATCAGGGGGTCCTATCTGCTGGGTGGCCGCGCGAGTGGCCGCGCGCGGGCTTCCGGGGCTGGGGTTCAGACGTTGCGGCGGTACTGGCCGCCGACCTCGAAGAAGGCCTCGGTGATCTGCTGGAGCGAGCAGACCCGGGCGGCGTCCATGAGGACGGCGAAGACGTTGCGGCCGCTCACCGCCGCGTCCTTGAGAGCGGTCAGGGCGGCGTGGGCCTGGTCCCGGTGGCCGGCCTGGTACTCCCGCACGCGGTCCAGCTGGGACTGCTTCTCCACCTCGGTGGCGCGGGCCAGCTCGATGACACCGGGCTCGGCGGTGTCGGCGTGGGGATTGCGGAAGGTGTTGACGCCGATGAGGGGCAGGGTGCCGTCGTGCTTGCGGTGTTCGTAGAGCATCGACTCGTCCTGGATGCGGCCGCGTTGGTAGCCGGTCTCCATGGCGCCGAGCACGCCGCCGCGTTCGTTGATCCGCTCGAACTCCTGGAGTACCGCCTCCTCGACCAGGTCGGTGAGTTCGTCGATGATGAACGATCCCTGGAGGGGGTTCTCGTTCATGGCCAGGCCCCATTCCCGGTTGATGATCAGCTGGATGGCCAGGGCCCGGCGTACGGATTCCTCGGTGGGGGTGGTGACCGCCTCGTCGTAGGCGTTGGTGTGCAGGCTGTTGCAGTTGTCGTAGATGGCGATGAGCGCCTGCAACGTGGTGCGGATGTCGTTGAAGTCCATCTCCTGGGCGTGCAGGGAGCGGCCGGAGGTCTGGACGTGGTACTTCAGCTTCTGGCTGCGCTCGCCCGCGCCGTAGCGCTCCCGCATCGCCACGGCCCAGATGCGGCGGGCGACCCGGCCCAGCACCGCGTACTCCGGATCCATGCCGTTGGAGAAGAAGAACGACAGGTTCGGGGCGAAGTCGTCGATGCGCATGCCCCTGGCGAGGTAGGCCTCGACGTAGGTGAAGCCGTTGGCCAGGGTGAACGCCAGCTGGCTGATGGGGTTGGCCCCGGCTTCGGCGATGTGATAGCCGGAGATGGACACCGAGTAGAAGTTGCGGACCTGGTTCGCGATGAACCACTCCTGGATGTCGGCCATCATCCGCAGGGAGAACTCGGTGGAGAACAGGCAGGTGTTCTGGCCCTGGTCCTCCTTGAGGATGTCGGCCTGCACCGTGCCGCGCACGTTCGCCAGCGCGTGCGCGGTCAGCTCGGCGGCCTCCTCGGGCGACGGGTCGCGGCCCTCGGCGGCGCGGAACCTGTCGGCCTGCTGGTCGATGACGGTGTTCAGGAAGAACGCCAGGACGGTCGGCGCGGGCCCGTTGATCGTCATGGAGACCGAGGTCGTCGGCGCGACCAGGTCGAAGCCGTCGTAGAGCGCCTTCATGTCCCCCAGCGTGGCCACCGACACCCCGGAGGTGCCGACCTTGCCGTACACGTCGGGACGTTCGTCCGGGTCACGGCCGTAGAGGGTGACCGAGTCGAACGCCGTGGACAGACGGGTGGCCGGCTGGCCTTCGGAGAGCAGCTTGAAGCGCCGGTTGGTGCGGAACGGGTCTCCCTCACCGGCGAACATCCGGGCCGGGTCCTCGCCGTCGCGCTTGAAGGGGAACACTCCGGCGGTGAAGGGGAAGTGGCCGGGGAGGTTCTCCCGGCGCCAGAAGCCCACGAGTTCCCCGTGGTCGGTGAACCGGGGCAGCGCGACGCGGGGAATCCTGTTGCCGGACAGGGACTCGCGGGTCAGCCTGGTGCGGATCTCCTTGTCCCGGACCTTCACAACCTGCTCGTCGCCCGAGTAGGAGGCGACGACGGCGGGCCACTTCGCGATCTGCTCGCCCAGGTCGTGCGGGAGCCGTCGGCGGGCGTCCGCCAGCAGCGACCCCACGTCGTCCGCGTCGAGACCGGCGTCGACGAGCTCGCCCCTCACCGTGTCCAGACGCTGCACCCGGCGTGCGGCCTCGGCCAGCCGGCCGGTCTCGGCGTGGTAGGCGCGGACGGCGTCGGTGATCTCGGCGAGATAGCGCACCCGGTCCGCGGGCACGACCTGGCGGATGCCGGAGGAGTGCCGCGCGTCGACCGGTCGCAGTGTGCCCTCGGGCAGCGGCAGCCCCTTCTCGGCCAGGGCGGTCTTCACGTGCTGGTAGAGCGCGGTGACGCCGTCGTCGTTGAAGGTGGCCGCCGAGGTGCCGTACACCGGCATGTCCTCGGGCCGCATGCCGAACGCCTCGCGGTTACGGACCAGTTGACGGCCCACGTCACGCAACGCGTCCTTGGCGCCGCGCCGCTCGAACTTGTTGATCGCCACGACGTCGGCGAAGTCGAGCATGTCGATCTTCTCCAGCTGCGAGGCGGCGCCGAACTCCGGCGTCATCACGTACATCGAGGTGTCGACGAACGGCACGATCGCCGCGTCGCCCTGCCCGATGCCCGGCGTCTCCACGATCACCAGGTCGAAACCGGCGGCCTTGACCACGTCGATCACGTGGGACAGGTGCTCGGGCAGCTCGCGGCTGCCGCGGGTGGCCAGGCTCCGGAAGAAGACCCGGCTGCCGTCGAGGGAGTTCATCCGGATCCGGTCGCCGAGCAGGGCACCGCCGCCCCGGCGGCGGGTCGGGTCGACCGCGATCACGGCGATCCGCAGCTTGTCCTGCTGGTCGATGCGGAACCGGCGTACCAGTTCGTCGGTCAGCGAGGACTTGCCGGAACCGCCGGTGCCGGTGATGCCCAGGACCGGTGTGATCCGGGCCGAGGCGGCGGCCCGCAGCCGGTCCAGGAAGTCCTCCGGCAGCTTCCCGAGTTCGGCTCCGGTGACGGCACGGGCGATCGCGAACCGGTCCCCCGCGAGTACGGCGGCGACCTCGGCCGGCTTGCCGTCCCACAGGTCGAAGTCGCAGTCCCGCACGACCGAGTTGACCATCCCGGCCAACCCCATCCGCTGACCGTCCTCCGGGGAGAAGATGGTCACCCCGCTCGCCCGCAGCCGGGCTATCTCCTCGGGCACGATGACGCCGCCGCCACCGCCCACCACCCGGACGTGGTCCGCCCCCTGCGCGCGCAGCGACTCGACCAGGTACTCGAAGTACTCCACGTGTCCGCCCTGGTAGGACGAGACCGCCACACCGTGGGCGTCCTCCTCCAGCGCCGCGTCCACGACCTCCTGCACCGACCGGTTGTGTCCGAGGTGGATCACCTCGGCGCCCTGGGACTGGAAGATCCGCCGCATGATGTTGATCGACGCGTCGTGTCCGTCGAACAGGGCCGAAGCCGTGACCAGGCGGACGGGGTGCACGGGTTGGTGCAGGTCGCTCATGGGGGCCTTCCCGGACGGTTCGGTGTGACACTGCTACAGAGATACTAGGACGTCCTAGTAAATTGCCGGAAGTGGCCACGAGGATGTGAGCAGCGGCACAGGGGCTGTGCGGGCGGTCCCCCGGGTCAGAGGTCGAGTACCAGGCGCGGCTCGCAGGAGCGGGAGACACAGATGAGCATGGTGTCGCCGGCGGCCCGCTCGTCCTCGGTCAGCAAGGAGTCGCGGTGGTCGGGCCTGCCGCCGAGAACGTCGGTCTCGCAGGTGCCGCAGGTGCCCTCACGGCAGGAGAAGTCCACCGCGACGCCGGCCTCCTCCAGTGTTTCGAGCACCGAGCGGTCCGCCGGCACCATCAGGGTGAGCCCGGAGCGGGCGAGTTCCACCTCGAAGGCCCCGGCCGAGCCGGCCCCGGCCACCTCTGCCGGGGCGAACCGCTCGACGCCCAGCGTGCCCGGGGGCCAGTCGGCGGACTGCTCCCGTACGGCCCGCAGCAGGGGTGCGGGACCGCAGGCGTGCACCAGGGTCTCCGGCTCGGGCCGGCCGAGGAAGGCGGCGAGGTCCAGCAGGCCGTACTCGTCCTGAGGGCGGATCAGCGCGCGGTCCTCGTACGGGGCGAGACGGTCCAGGAACGCCATGGAGGTACGGGTGCGGCCGCCGTACAGCAGACGCCAGTCGGCCCCCGCGGCCTCGGCGGCCTCGACCATGGGAAGAATCGGTGTGATGCCGACGCCTCCCGCGACGAACAGATGGCGTGCTGCGGGCCGCAGCGGGAAGTTGTTCCGTGGTCCGCGGACCCGGACGGTGTCGCCTTCGCGCAGGTGGTCGTGGACGTACACGGAGCCGCCGCGGCCCCGCGGCTCGCGCAGCACGGCGATCTGCCAGGCCTCACGTTGCTCGGGGCGCCCGCACAGGGAGTACTGACGGATCAGGGCGCCGCCCTCGCCGTCGTCTCGGTCCAGGAGTACGTCGATGTGGGCGCCCGGCGTCCAGGCGGGGAGTGCGTCGCCGTCCGGGCGGCGCAGCGTGAGGGAGAGGACACCGTCGGCGGCGGGGGCGCGGGTCGCCACGGTGAGGATCGTCTCGGCCAGGGACGGTCGGTCGTTCATGGTGTGTCAGCTCCGGGGTTCAGGCCTGCGCCGGGACGTGCAGCAGCAGCGCGTCGCCCTGACCGCCACCTCCGCACAGGGCCGCCGCTCCGCTGCCGCCGCCGCGTCGCCGCAGCTCCGCCGCGAGGGTCAGCACCAAGCGGGCGCCCGTCATGCCGACCGGGTGGCCGAGGGCGATGGCGCCGCCGTTGACGTTCACCTTCTCCAGGGGAATGTCCAGGTCTCGTACGGAGGCGAGGGCCACTCCGGCGAACGCCTCGTTGATCTCGAACAGATCCAGGTCGGCGGCCTTGAGCCGGCCGTCCCGGGACAGGGCGTCGCGGACCGCCCCGGCCGGCTGGACGAGCAGGGAGGGGTCGGGGCCCGCGACCGTGCCGTAGGCACCTATCCCGGCGAGCGGGGTCAGACCCTCCCGCCGGGCGCGCTCCGCGCTCATCACGACGACGGCCGCGCCGCCGTCGGAGAGCTGTGAGGAGTTGCCCGCGGTGATGGTGCCCCCGCCGGAGAACGCGGGTCGCAGGCGCCCCAGGCTCTCGGCGGTGCTGTCCGGCCGTACGCCCTCGTCGGTGTCCACGACCGTCCCGCCGTGGCGTCCCGGCACCGTGAACGGGACGATCTCGTCGGCCGACGCGCCGGACTCCTGGGCGTGGGCGGCCCGTTGGTGCGAGAGCGCGCCGTACTCGTCCTGCTCCTCTCGGGTGAGCCCGAACGGCTGCTGGTACCGCTCGGTGGCCGCGCCCATGGAGACGCCGTCGAAGGCACACACGAGGGCGTCCCGGTCGAGGGCGTCCTCGACGGCGGCGGCACCGTACTTCCAGCCGGTGCGCGCTCCGCGCAGCAGATGGGGGGCGCCCGACATGGACTCCATGCCGCCCGCGACGACCACCTCGTGCCGGCCGGACGCGATCATGAGGTCGGCCAGGGCGATGGCGTGCAGACCCGACAGACAGAGCTTGTTGACGGTGCTCGCGGGGACGGAGAACGGGATGCCGGCGCGGATCGCGGCCTGCCGAGCCGGATTGGGGCCGGCCCCGGCCTGCACGACATGGCCCATGACGACGGCTTCCACGGCGGCCGGGTCCAGGTGTGCGGCGGCCAGCGCCGCGCCGATGGCATGGGCGCCGAGGTCGACGGCGGACACGGTGCTCAGGGCGCCCATCAGTTTGCCGATGGGCGTTCTGGCTCCGGCGACTATGACGGATCCGGGCATGGCCGGGACCTCCTGCGGGAGTGGGGGCGGGTCGGCCCGGGGGACGAGAGGGCGGGTCAGACGGAGGGCGAGGGGGCGGGGCGGGCGGCGGGTGGAGGGCTGGGGTGAGGGGGCTGGTCAGACGGCCGCCTCGGCGGGCCGCTCGGCGATCATGTGGGCCGTCTCGTTCACCGAGTGCAGGACGATCCGGCCGCCCGGCAGCCGCCGCACCCTGCTGACCGAGGTGTAGCCGGGATGGAACCAGAACATCGTGGGCAGGCCGAGCACGGTCGCCAGATAGGTGTTGGTGATGCCTCCGTGGCACACCACCGCGACCCGCCCGCCGGAATGGGCGTCGAAAACCGTGTCCATGGCCCGTACGGCACGCGCGCGGAAGGCGTCCCAGTCCAGATCGGGCACGAAGTCCTCGTACCGCCCCTCGGCGAGGGCCGCCGCCCGAGGATCGTCGGCGCCGATCTGCTCCGGTGGGGTGTAGGGCTGGGAGACGTCCGTGTCCCACTCGCGCAGGTCGTCCAGCACGGTCGCGGTCATGCCCGTGAGCCGTTCCAGGGGTGCCACCGTCTCGCGGGCTCGCTGGAACGGGCTCGTGTACAGGGCGTCGACGTCCTCGTGCATCAGCCAGGCGGCAAGACGCTCCGCCTGGGCCGTGCCCTGCGGCGACAGTCCCGGGTCGTACACGCCCGCCACGGGGAGACCGTGCCGGATGAGGAGGAGTTCGGTCATCGATGATCCTTCGTGCGAGGGGTCGGGGGCCGGAGGGCGTTGTCGGGGGTTGTCGGCGGTCGCGGGTCGGCCCGGTTCAGCCCGCGATGGTCCGCTCGGACTGCCAGTAGGGGCGGCGCATCGCGCGCTTGTCGAGCTTGCCCATCGCGTTGCGCAGGAGCTCGGGAACGAACTCGTACGACTTCGGGCACTTGTATGCGGCCAGCCGGTCGCGGCAGAACCGGTCCAGCTCCTCGGCCGGCGTCCCGTCCACGGCTGCCACGACCAGCGCCCGCAGCGACTCGCCGAAGTCCGGGTCGGGCACGCCGATCACCGCGACCTCGGCGACCGCGGGGTGCTGCCGCAGCACCGCCTCGCTCTCGGCCGGGTAGAGGTTGACACCGCCGGAGACCACGACGTCCGCGGCCCGGTCGGTGATGAAGATGTAGCCCTCGACGTCGACGTAGCCGATGTCGCCGAGGGTGAAGACGCCGGGGGAGAGGTAGGCGGACTTCGTCTTGTCCGGGTCCGCGTGGTAGCGCACGCCCTGGTCCTCGGGCGCGCGGAACGCCAGCAGTCCCCGTTCGCCGGGCGGCAGTGGTTGGCCGTCGTCATCGGTCACCAGGACCTCGAACGGGGGCCGGGCGCGCCCGACCGAGCCCGGATGGGCCAGCCACTCGGTGCTGCTGATGCGGGCCACGGTGCCCGCCTCGCTCGCCCCGTACGACTCGGTCAGCACCGGACCGAACCACTCGATCATGGCCCGCTTCACGTCCGGCGGACACGCGGACCCGGTGTGGGAGACCTGCGCGAGGCTGGAGACGTCGTACCGGGCACGTGTCTTTGCCGACAGGGCGAGCAGCCGTTGGAAGTGGGTGGGCACCATGACCGTGGAGGTGACCCGCCACTTCGTGACACGGCTGAGGAAGATCGCCGGGTCGTATCTGCCGAGTACGACCACTTGTTGCCCCGCCGCCAGATGGCGCAGTGCCGTCAGAGGCGCGTTGTGCTGCAGCGGCCCGCACACCAGGTGCGGGCCGGGCGGGAATCCGGACCGGGCGGACATCGCGGCCAGATAGGCGGAGCTGTCGGCGACCGGACCGCTCACCCAGCGCACCTCGGTGCCGCGCGCCCGGCCGGTGGTTCCCGAGGTGTAGACGAGGGGCGGCCGGGCGGGCCGGTCCGCGGGGACGGTGCGCCCGGTGGGCGCGGCCGCCAGCCACAGGTCCCAGTCGAAGGCGTGCCCGATCGCCGGGGTCCCGTGCAGCACCAGCGGCAGACCCAGTTCCCGGGCCGCGTCCAGAGCGGCGCCGGCGCCCGCGGGTCCGGCGATGATGCCGGTCGCGCCCGCGTCGGTGATCTGGTCCACGAGTTCGCCCGACGTCAGATGCCGGGACGCGGCCACGGTCCCCACGCCGGCCCGCAGTCCGGCCAGATGGGCCACCAGTGTCGGTATGGCGTTGTCGCCGAGCACGACGACCCGGTCGTGCGGACCGGGCGCGAGCTCCAGCAGCCGTCCCGACGCCCGCGCCAGCTGGTCCGCGAGTTCGGACCAGGACAGCACCTCCCAGTCGTCCACGAGGGCGGGTTCGTCCGGGGTGTTCCGGACGCGACGGTCGAGTGGCAACTGCGACATGGCTCCTCCGGGCGGCTCCTCGGTCCTCTCCCGCATTCAGGGAGAGTCGATGCGGAGACTGTAGCGTTTATCAAGAAAGTGCGGAACACTCTGACCCAGGCCGAGCGCATCCCCGCATGATTGAGCGGATGGTTCGGATGCTTCCTGATCACTGTTACTGCAACTGTCATCTGGTAAGTGTCGTTCCAAGGAGGAGTCATGTCCCCGCCCGATCCGGACGCGTGGCGCGCACAGGTCCGACAGTGGCTGGCCACCGTGCTCGAACCGGCGAGAGCGCCGGAGACGGCCTCGGAGGCCGCCGACCTCGCCGTGTTCCACAACCTTCCCGAAGCCGAGGAGCGTCTGCTGCTGGAGCACTGTCGCGCCTACCAGCGGGCCCGCTTCGACGCCGGGTACCAGGCGCTGACGCTGCCCGCGGACCTGGGCGGGGCGGGCCTGACCGCCGCCCACGTGGCGGCCTTCGCCGAGGAGGAGTCCGCCTTCGACGTGCCGCAGTCCACCGAGCTGATCAGTGTCACCGTGCGCCTGGTCGCGATGGCCGTCTCCCTGTTCGGAACGGCCGAGCAGCGCCGTGACTTCGCCCGCGCCTTCCTGCGCACCGACCTGCTGGCCTGCCAGCTCTTCAGCGAACCCGGCGCCGGCTCCGACCTCGCCGCCGTCCGCACCCGCGCCCGGCAGGAGGACGCGGGCACCGCCATCGCGGCCGAAGCCGGCAGCGGGGGTGACTGGGTGATCGACGGGCAGAAGGTGTGGACCTCGGGAGCACAGTTCGCCGACCATGGCCTGCTGCTCGCCCGCACCGATCCGGACGTCGTCAAACAGGCGGGCATCACCGCCTTCCTGGTCCCGATGGACGCCCCCGGTGTGGAGGTGCGCCCCATCCGCCAGATGAGCGGCGGCGCCTCCTTCAACGAGGTCTTCCTCAGCGGTGTCCGCGTCCCGGACCGGCTACGGATCGGGCGCCCGGGCCAGGGCTGGGAGGTCGCCACCACCACCCTCGGCTTCGAACGGACCGCCTCCGGCAGCGGCAACCGGCGCAAGGGCGGCACCTTCACGGACGTTCTCGCCCTCGCCCGCTCGCTGGGCCGCACCGACGACCCACTGGTCCGCCAACGCCTCGCCGACCTGTACGTCCGCACCGAGCTGCGCGCCGCCACCGTGGACCGCGTCGCCAGAACGAACGCCTCCGGCGGCATGCCCGGCCCCGAGGCGTCCCTGACCAAGCTGATGGCCTCCGACCTGCTCACCCGAACCGGGCAGGTCGCCGCCGACCTCATGGGCGGCCGGATCTGTGCCGACACGGGAGAGCCGGGCACGTTCGCCTGG
Proteins encoded:
- a CDS encoding acyl-CoA dehydrogenase family protein, yielding MSPPDPDAWRAQVRQWLATVLEPARAPETASEAADLAVFHNLPEAEERLLLEHCRAYQRARFDAGYQALTLPADLGGAGLTAAHVAAFAEEESAFDVPQSTELISVTVRLVAMAVSLFGTAEQRRDFARAFLRTDLLACQLFSEPGAGSDLAAVRTRARQEDAGTAIAAEAGSGGDWVIDGQKVWTSGAQFADHGLLLARTDPDVVKQAGITAFLVPMDAPGVEVRPIRQMSGGASFNEVFLSGVRVPDRLRIGRPGQGWEVATTTLGFERTASGSGNRRKGGTFTDVLALARSLGRTDDPLVRQRLADLYVRTELRAATVDRVARTNASGGMPGPEASLTKLMASDLLTRTGQVAADLMGGRICADTGEPGTFAWTQHLLGAPGYRLAGGTDQIQRNLIGERVLRLPPEPRVDRVPFSRLTDN